The following proteins are encoded in a genomic region of Triticum dicoccoides isolate Atlit2015 ecotype Zavitan chromosome 1B, WEW_v2.0, whole genome shotgun sequence:
- the LOC119324387 gene encoding phosphoglycerate kinase, cytosolic-like encodes MLYMGIGVVDGGGSSSSSTPLLLLQQYARLRVAHPSWQLTVQRQVAKIVPATAIPDGWMGLDVGPDCIKTFAEALDTAKTVIWNGPMGVFEFEKFSAGTDAIAKQLAELTGKGVTTIIGGGDSVAAVEKAGLADNMSHI; translated from the exons ATGCTGTACATGGGGATCGGGGTGGTTGACGGGGGTGGCAGTTCTAGTTCTTCTACTCCCCTTCTTCTACTACAGCAATACGCACGCCTGCGCGTTGCACATCCGTCGTGGCAACTCACTGTCCAGCGACAGGTCGCCAAG ATTGTTCCTGCCACTGCTATCCCTGATGGTTGGATGGGTCTCGATGTTGGCCCAGATTGCATCAAGACTTTCGCCGAAGCCTTGGACACCGCCAAGACTGTTATCTGGAACGGTCCTATGGGAGTCTTCGAGTTTGAGAAGTTTTCCGCAGGCACTGAT GCAATCGCGAAGCAGTTGGCTGAGCTTACTGGGAAGGGTGTGACGACCATCATCGGTGGAGGTGACTCTGTTGCTGCTGTTGAGAAGGCTGGGCTGGCCGACAATATGAGCCACATTTAG